The DNA sequence GACTCCATCAAACGGATGTAAGTACCGTGTGAGAGTTGCACTTCATTACCTTCATCATCCAAGACGTATGGGAAGGTGATATCTGCATTGTCCAAAATAGCGAAAGTTTCACTAGCAGCGCCAAAGATTTCTCCTGCTCCAGCAAGTAATTCTTCCTCACGTTGCGAAAGAACATGGTCTTTCTTTTGCAAGAGCTTGTCAAAAAAGTGCTTGTAAACTTGGAGTTTTGGTTGAGCTTCTAGGAAGGCCGCATACTGCTCCTCACTAATCTCCATAAACTCAGGTTCATAGAATGAAAAGGCTTGTTCTAACTGACTGTATAGGGTCATTGCCTTAGCATAGTACTCTTGATACTTGGCTTCACGAGTGTCTTGGTCATTTTTCATATGCGCATAGACATAAAGCTTTTCAACTTGGCGTTCCAAGTCGAGTGAGAATTCTGTGATCTCAAGCAAACTGTCTGCGCTGTCCAAGAGATGTCCCTCATACTGAGATGCTGTTTGTACTTTTTCAGTTAAATCTTTCAAGGCTTCTTCCCAAGCCTGGTCTGTTGGGTAGATTGTTGAAAGATCCCATGTATCTTTTTCATTTATTTCATGTCGTTGTAATACCATAAGATTCCTCCATCCTTTCTATTTTACCACATTTTTTGAGAAATATAAGTGATAAAAGGCTGGTGGATAGAGCTTTTGGCAATTATTTTTCGGTTTTTTTTGATAGTAAGCCTGAAAATTTCTATAATAGCTAGTCAAATCCGTTTCAATCTGCAAAAAATCACCTGATTCTATCGGCTTGACTTGAGGATACCAGTCGTCTAGTTGACGGTTTAATAGATTGTCTCCTTGGTGATAGGCCTCTTCTTGCTTCTTCATCCAGTAAGGCGTTTGGTAGTACAATTGTTGGCGAATGTAGTGACAGATAGTTGGATCTTGAGAAACTGTGATACGAGTTAGCTTTTGTTTTTGATAAGGAAAGCGTAGAATTTCCAAGAGGTTTCCTTGACTAAAGGGAAATTCCTTTACCTGAAAATGAAGCTTACCACGTAGGTCCTGATGTAAAAGATATTTCAGTCTCAAAACTTGCTTTTTGAAATCTAGTTCCCAAGCATAGAAACCCATATTTTGACTAAAATAGAGGAATCCCCTTTGCAGTTGTGTTAATCGCTCTTTTAACCAGAGTTTTTCTCCCAGTAGCCAGATAACCTGATAACCATGACTACGGTAGCCTTGACTTCTATCGCCTAAAAGCTTTTGAGACAAGGGACTGCACTGAACCTCCAGAGCTAATTTCTCATTGACGAGAACATCCGCAATCTGCTGAATCTCGGGCAGACTATATTCTAAGGCGACTTGATTGTCCTTCTTGGCCCAGTGATAGAGGGCCTCTTTATTGCCCAAGTGTTCTGGACTTTCATTTTCAAAAATGGCAATACAATCTCTTAACCTTTCATGGGCAAAGTGCGTTCGAATACTCTGTCCCTGACGTAATCGTAGTCCACCACCACAGGCTGGACAAGTATAAGCTTGCTTGCTAACATCTTTTTCGAGGGCATTCACCAATTTCCCCTGTGCATCTCTGGCTACAAACATGGTCTACCTCCTTTTCTCATTTATTCGAAAAAGAACTAAAAAAGACTGGAATTCCAGCCTTTCATAATATTATTTCTTATCTTTTTTGTCTCTTAGAATATTTTTTTAGCATGGGAATGAGATTGGAAATCTGCTCACTTCTAATGACCAGCACGCCGTATTCTTGACAGCGATTGGCATAAACAGGATTGATTTTCCCCGTACAGACAATTAACTTGAGGCAACTTTCCCCAGCAAAATGATTGGCGTAGACTTCTAGCTCATTGATGGCTTCAACTGATAAATCTGTCATCTTGCAGGAGATAAAGGTAATCGAGCGTCCCTTTCTCAGAATGACATCAATCTCATTTTGAACATTGTCCGCCTCTGGAAAGATGCCATTCCAATCAATCTCACCGCCTATCATGCACTCATCAAACAGCTGAGATTCAAGCGCCAAGAGATAGAGATATACCTCTAAAATATGCCCCTTGTTGCGGCAAAAGATTTGAGCTTCTTGACTTGGAAAGCTGTAGATTACTCGCTCCTTGTCCTCGCCTTCAATACGAAGCATCCCCGCTTCTACTAGTAAGGGGATCAGGGATTCTGGATAGTGATAATACTTGCCGTTGTTTTCCAGTATTTTTTCAGTCTCAGCATGCAGGTCATTGGTCTTAGCTAAAGAGAAAAATTGGGTTACTTGATACCAGTGGGCGGGATTGGAAATAGCCGAGCTGGCTAGTTTTTTAATAGCCTTAATTTGCTCAACTGAGTGGATAGGGCGTTTTGATTTGAGGATTTTTCCACCACGCAAGGCTATCAACTGTTGGATGCTTAGAGTTGGAATATCCAAATCTTCTTTTTCCAACTGACCAGCTACCCACTTGTATTGTTTTCCTCGTTCAACATCCATGGCAACGATGGGGAGGTGGCGATCCAAGCCATATTGATAGAGAGATAAGGCTAGTAGTGAATCTCCGCCAAAAACATCGAGAAGGACTTGGTCATAGCCTACTAGGCAATAATCTAACTGGTTCGCTAGTTGTTCTAAAGACAGCTGACGAAAGGACACTCTTTGTATATGGGGGACTTCTTCAAGGATAAACTGACGGAGGGAGACTTTCTCATCATTGCTTATTTTCGTCAAAGATAGAAAAAGAATCTCGTCACAATCACTGATAAAGGCTTGGTAGACATTCTTTTCCAATACATGCCGATCATACAGCTCCAACAAAAGACTCGTCATTTGATCACCTCCATCTTCTACAACTGTTTAAGCAGAGAGACAGTAATAGACCTCTACTGCTCAGATTTCCTACTTCTAGTATAGCATAAAACCTGCTCGTCCCAATCAACCAACGCAAACAAAAACGAATAGAAACCTTGCAAAGTGATTTCTATTCGCTGGGTTAAGTTTGATTTACTTGACTTTTTTGGCTAACATGGTCGCAAAGCGTAGTTGAATGCGATTGCCATTTTCATCACGACGGTGCAGATGTCCTAGATTTTCATTGTACTTAACCAATTCCCAATCTTTGTAGTAGTCCGCCAACTCCCCTTCTTTAAAGGTGAATGGGAAGTTAACCGAGCAAGGATAATCCTCTGTGTCCATGGCACAGACGATAAGGTTGTAGCCTCCAACACTAGTTTGCTCCTGCATATTCTGGATGATAGCTGGAATACGGTCTGCTTGAAGAAACATGAGAACAACTGTTGAAACGATGAAATCATAGTCTTGGCTAACACTGGCTGAATTGATATCGTAAAGACCAACAGGCATGTCTAGATCCTCTTGTTCCACAATGCTTTGCAAGATTTCAAGGGACAATTCATTTTGATCCACTGCTGTCACATCAAAACCATTCTGTGCGAGAAAGAGAGAGTTACGGCCTTGACCACAACCTAAATCCAAGGCCTTTCCTGGTTTTACCGTTTGCATAGCTTCTAAGACTTCCGAATGGACTGGATTTGTATTGTATTTCTTAGGGAAATAATCCTCAGGTTTACAATAAAATTCCAAGTACCATTCTACATCGTCTGTTGCGGCCTCTACTCGGTGCCAGGTTTGCGGTTGCGCCATAGGGTTGTCAGCTCCTGCCTCAAAGAAGTGCTCAGCTAGAACCTCACCATCTTCAGTCAACTCAATAAACTTAAGAGTTCCTTTTAAAACAGTAATCTTGCCCCAAGTCCCAATCTTAGTATTATGTTTCTGCTGAACTGCTTCAGGCATAGTCTGTTTGTTCCACAAGGGCATCCGTTTATAGGCAATTAATTTTTCCATTTTACTTCCTCTTCTTAACGCTGGTTGACAGCTTTCATCACACGCGCGATGTCGCGGTTTTGTTCACGTCGCTTGATCGACTCCCGTTTGTCATAGTCATGTTTCCCTTTGGCAAGTCCTAAAAGAAGCTTGGCGTAGCCATCTTTGATATAAACTTTAAGAGGAACCAAGGTCATACCTGTTCCTTTGGTTTCTTGCTCCAATTTTTGGATTTGCTTCTTATGGAGCAGGAGTTTGCGACGGCGTTCTGGTTCCTGATTCCAGATATTGCCCTCTTCGTAAGGAGCGATATGAACGTTGCTCAACCAGACTTCCCCATTTTTTACTTGGGCAAAGCCGTCCTTGAGATTGATTCGAGCAGCTCGAACACTCTTGATCTCCGTTCCTGTCAGAACCATTCCTGCTTCAAGCGTATCTACGATTGTATAGTCGTGGTGTGCCTTTTTATTTTGTGCGACGACCTTTCCCTCGCCCTTTGCCATGCTTGGCTCCTTTCTTAGCTACTTCCTTATAAAAAGGTTTCTTTCCCTTTTTCTTCTTATCTTTTTGTGAATGCTTGTGCTTATCATTTGAGCATCCTGATTTTCTCTTGTCTTCCTTCTTGTCTGAACGGCGACTTGAGCCACGACCCCTGTCTTTGCGCACAGCTTGCTTCAAGCCTTTTTCAATGACATCAAACTCACTAGGTACGAAAGAGAAATCAATCTCTCCTGTCATCTTATCCGCTCTTTCAACTCGAATGCGAATCTGCTGTCCCACACGGAAGGTTGTGCCTGATTTCTCCCCACGGAGGGTCAAATCACGCTCATTGAAATGATAAAATTCAGGTAAATTGGTGATGTGAATCAAGCCTTCTACTGTATTTGGCAATTCGACAAAAAGACCAAACTTAACAATGCTGGATACAACCGCATCATACTCTTCACCCACGTATTCTTCCATGTACTCAGCTTTTTTCATGGCTTCGACTTCACGCTCTGCCTCAATAGCGCGACGCTCACGGTTGGAAGACTGGGTCGCAATCTCTGGAATCACTTGCTCAAAATGCTCGGCTATTTCCTTGGAACGCCCATAGTCCCGAATCATGCGGTGAACAAGGAGGTCTGGATAACGACGAATGGGGCTGGTAAAGTGAGTATAATAGTTAGCAGCAAGACCATAGTGACCGTGATTATGCTCTGAATAACGAGCCTGCTGCATGGAACGGAGAAGCATCATCGATAATACATCCGCATAGGGCTCTCCCTCAACAGCACGCATGATATCTTGAAGGGCCTCCTGACTAATCTCACTGGCAGTCCCATAAATTCGCAATCCAAAGCTCGAAGCGTAATCAATAAACTTCTGAACTTTTTCAGCCTTAGGCTCCTCGTGAATCCGATAGATAAAAGGTAGATCCAGTTTGCTAAAGTGTTCGGCAACCGTTTCGTTGGCTATCAACATGAATGACTCAATCATCCGCTCAGCAACACCACGCTGACGAAGGACAATATCCACAGGCTTGCCTTTTTTATCCACCAAAATCTTAGCTTCGCTGGTATCAAAATTGAGAGCTCCACGTTTCTCACGCATGCTTTCTAGCGTTTCATGAAGCTTGGCCATGAGCTCGATACTAGGAACAATTTTCTTAAACTCTTGTCTCTTTTCATCATCGCCAGCTAGGATATCATTAACAGCGCTATAGGTCATACGAAAACTAGTCTTGATAACCGTTTGTGTGATGGTGTAGTTGACTACACGACCATGTTTATCAATTTCCATAATGGCAGACTGGGTCAGGCGGTCAACTTGTGGATTGAGAGAGCAGATGCCATTTGACAAACGCTCTGGAAGCATTGGAACCACTCGGTCTGTTACATAGACAGAAGTCGCGCGGTTAAGGGCTTCCTTATCAAGTGCAGAACCCTCTGTCACATAGTAGGAAACATCCGCGATGTGAACACCGAGTTCGATATTACCATTTTTCAAAGGCTTGATGTGAACTGCGTCGTCCAAGTCCTTGGCATCCGCACCGTCAATAGTAAAGGTAAGCTCATCTCTTAAATCAAGACGCCCTTCCATATCCTTTTCTGAGGGAGCATCAGGCACACTTTCCGCCTCCTTGAGAACAGCTTCTGGAAATTCTGAGACAATATCCATGGATTCTAAGACTTCAAGAACGTCAATCCCAGCATCAGTCGAGTGTCCCACCACGTCCAGCACACTAGCGACAAAGAAATCATGTTTCTTACTTGGGTATTTGTCGATAAAGA is a window from the Streptococcus oralis genome containing:
- a CDS encoding competence protein CoiA; protein product: MFVARDAQGKLVNALEKDVSKQAYTCPACGGGLRLRQGQSIRTHFAHERLRDCIAIFENESPEHLGNKEALYHWAKKDNQVALEYSLPEIQQIADVLVNEKLALEVQCSPLSQKLLGDRSQGYRSHGYQVIWLLGEKLWLKERLTQLQRGFLYFSQNMGFYAWELDFKKQVLRLKYLLHQDLRGKLHFQVKEFPFSQGNLLEILRFPYQKQKLTRITVSQDPTICHYIRQQLYYQTPYWMKKQEEAYHQGDNLLNRQLDDWYPQVKPIESGDFLQIETDLTSYYRNFQAYYQKKPKNNCQKLYPPAFYHLYFSKNVVK
- the smpB gene encoding SsrA-binding protein SmpB, whose translation is MAKGEGKVVAQNKKAHHDYTIVDTLEAGMVLTGTEIKSVRAARINLKDGFAQVKNGEVWLSNVHIAPYEEGNIWNQEPERRRKLLLHKKQIQKLEQETKGTGMTLVPLKVYIKDGYAKLLLGLAKGKHDYDKRESIKRREQNRDIARVMKAVNQR
- a CDS encoding Card1-like endonuclease domain-containing protein, with the translated sequence MTSLLLELYDRHVLEKNVYQAFISDCDEILFLSLTKISNDEKVSLRQFILEEVPHIQRVSFRQLSLEQLANQLDYCLVGYDQVLLDVFGGDSLLALSLYQYGLDRHLPIVAMDVERGKQYKWVAGQLEKEDLDIPTLSIQQLIALRGGKILKSKRPIHSVEQIKAIKKLASSAISNPAHWYQVTQFFSLAKTNDLHAETEKILENNGKYYHYPESLIPLLVEAGMLRIEGEDKERVIYSFPSQEAQIFCRNKGHILEVYLYLLALESQLFDECMIGGEIDWNGIFPEADNVQNEIDVILRKGRSITFISCKMTDLSVEAINELEVYANHFAGESCLKLIVCTGKINPVYANRCQEYGVLVIRSEQISNLIPMLKKYSKRQKR
- the tehB gene encoding SAM-dependent methyltransferase TehB; translation: MEKLIAYKRMPLWNKQTMPEAVQQKHNTKIGTWGKITVLKGTLKFIELTEDGEVLAEHFFEAGADNPMAQPQTWHRVEAATDDVEWYLEFYCKPEDYFPKKYNTNPVHSEVLEAMQTVKPGKALDLGCGQGRNSLFLAQNGFDVTAVDQNELSLEILQSIVEQEDLDMPVGLYDINSASVSQDYDFIVSTVVLMFLQADRIPAIIQNMQEQTSVGGYNLIVCAMDTEDYPCSVNFPFTFKEGELADYYKDWELVKYNENLGHLHRRDENGNRIQLRFATMLAKKVK
- the rnr gene encoding ribonuclease R is translated as MKDKIKEYLQEKGRVTVNDLAQALGKDGSKDFRELIKTLSLMERKHQIRFEDDGSLCLDQKKKHEITLKGVFHAHKNGFGFVSLEGEEDDLFVGKNDVNYAIDGDTVEVVIKKVADRNKGTAAEAKIIDILEHSLTTVVGQIVLDQEKPKYAGYIRSKNQKISQPIYVKKPALKLEGTEVLKVFIDKYPSKKHDFFVASVLDVVGHSTDAGIDVLEVLESMDIVSEFPEAVLKEAESVPDAPSEKDMEGRLDLRDELTFTIDGADAKDLDDAVHIKPLKNGNIELGVHIADVSYYVTEGSALDKEALNRATSVYVTDRVVPMLPERLSNGICSLNPQVDRLTQSAIMEIDKHGRVVNYTITQTVIKTSFRMTYSAVNDILAGDDEKRQEFKKIVPSIELMAKLHETLESMREKRGALNFDTSEAKILVDKKGKPVDIVLRQRGVAERMIESFMLIANETVAEHFSKLDLPFIYRIHEEPKAEKVQKFIDYASSFGLRIYGTASEISQEALQDIMRAVEGEPYADVLSMMLLRSMQQARYSEHNHGHYGLAANYYTHFTSPIRRYPDLLVHRMIRDYGRSKEIAEHFEQVIPEIATQSSNRERRAIEAEREVEAMKKAEYMEEYVGEEYDAVVSSIVKFGLFVELPNTVEGLIHITNLPEFYHFNERDLTLRGEKSGTTFRVGQQIRIRVERADKMTGEIDFSFVPSEFDVIEKGLKQAVRKDRGRGSSRRSDKKEDKRKSGCSNDKHKHSQKDKKKKGKKPFYKEVAKKGAKHGKGRGKGRRTK